In Propionimicrobium sp. PCR01-08-3, one DNA window encodes the following:
- a CDS encoding bifunctional nuclease family protein, with protein MIELDIMGVRVEVPSNAPMLLLKESGGQRYLPIWIGAAEASAIVNALEGIVPERPMTHDLMADLLSQLGHVNLEGRITTVNDGTFYAELWVDGHVISARPSDVAALALRSGFKLTCPSELLDQVGVELSEPAEDEVEKFREFLDHISPDDFEN; from the coding sequence GTGATCGAGCTCGACATCATGGGGGTACGCGTAGAGGTACCCTCCAACGCCCCGATGCTTCTGCTCAAAGAGTCCGGGGGCCAGCGCTACCTACCCATCTGGATCGGCGCAGCCGAAGCATCGGCAATCGTCAATGCACTGGAAGGTATCGTCCCGGAGCGGCCGATGACCCATGACCTGATGGCCGACCTGCTGTCACAGCTGGGGCACGTCAACCTCGAGGGGCGCATCACCACGGTGAACGACGGCACCTTCTATGCCGAGTTGTGGGTCGACGGCCACGTGATCAGCGCACGCCCTTCCGATGTCGCGGCGCTGGCGCTTCGTTCCGGCTTCAAGCTCACCTGTCCGTCCGAGCTGCTGGATCAAGTAGGGGTTGAGCTTTCCGAGCCCGCCGAGGACGAAGTCGAGAAGTTCCGCGAGTTTCTCGATCACATCAGCCCCGACGACTTCGAGAACTGA
- a CDS encoding MerR family transcriptional regulator, giving the protein MPPSAKRSIGQVLPLLKNEFPDISISKIRFLESEGLVSPERAPSGYRRYADEDIERLRYILRMQRDHYLPLKVIRQNLDLMDRGIEPPTVETPASTADQPSTAQPAAGRTQANASGPQTPKRPMKLTRRELLQVSGLSEATLIELERQQMVMPRRGSIYYGREALTVCVVARRLQEYGMDTRHMRAIKQAAEREAGLVEQAVRPYLATSSKPAQTLHDVSQLVVHAHAALIYTLLEG; this is encoded by the coding sequence ATGCCCCCATCGGCCAAACGAAGCATCGGCCAAGTACTCCCTCTCCTCAAGAACGAGTTTCCCGATATCTCGATTTCGAAGATCAGATTCCTGGAGAGCGAGGGCTTGGTCTCACCGGAGCGCGCCCCCTCCGGATATCGCCGTTACGCCGATGAAGACATTGAGCGGCTGCGCTATATCCTGCGGATGCAGCGCGATCACTACCTGCCGCTGAAGGTCATCAGACAAAACCTCGATCTGATGGACCGCGGCATCGAACCGCCCACCGTGGAGACCCCGGCGAGCACCGCCGATCAGCCGTCCACGGCCCAGCCCGCTGCGGGCCGTACCCAAGCGAACGCGTCTGGGCCACAGACTCCGAAGCGTCCGATGAAGTTGACCCGCCGCGAGTTGCTGCAGGTGAGCGGTCTATCGGAAGCCACCTTGATCGAGTTGGAGCGTCAGCAGATGGTGATGCCCAGGAGGGGTTCCATCTACTACGGCAGAGAAGCGCTCACCGTGTGCGTGGTCGCCCGTAGATTGCAGGAGTACGGCATGGATACCCGCCACATGCGTGCCATCAAGCAGGCCGCAGAACGGGAAGCCGGCCTGGTCGAGCAGGCCGTGCGTCCCTATCTCGCGACCAGCTCGAAGCCGGCCCAGACGTTGCACGACGTCAGCCAGCTCGTGGTGCATGCCCATGCCGCGCTGATCTACACGCTCCTCGAAGGCTGA
- a CDS encoding DUF881 domain-containing protein, giving the protein MPEPTTESPEPVDPGVADAPVDPGVADAHNPSGADGPGQSGQSGQPRQPGLQDAAAKPWRQTLLRWLRPSRAQLVWALALAVVVAAIVVQVRSTQASDRYAGMRRDDLVQLLDGLTQETDQLSGEVAELERTRDSLQSGVDAGEVAREQAQKRADTLAILAGTVPASGPGVRITISADAGSISASLLLDTIHELRDAGAEVIEINDAVRLVAQSWTGQNEQNILIVDNQQIDLPIVIDAIGDAHALAESARFRGGLVSQVESDRVNGSVTIEELDTVEITSLAQVHDPQYAEPA; this is encoded by the coding sequence ATGCCTGAGCCGACCACCGAATCACCCGAACCGGTCGACCCCGGCGTGGCGGACGCGCCGGTCGATCCTGGTGTGGCGGATGCGCATAACCCCTCCGGAGCAGATGGGCCCGGCCAATCCGGTCAATCCGGCCAGCCCCGGCAACCGGGTCTCCAGGATGCGGCCGCGAAGCCGTGGCGGCAAACGTTGCTTCGCTGGCTGCGTCCCAGCCGGGCTCAGCTGGTTTGGGCGCTCGCGCTGGCCGTGGTGGTCGCAGCAATCGTCGTCCAGGTGCGGTCGACGCAAGCCAGCGACCGTTACGCCGGGATGCGCCGCGACGACCTGGTCCAGTTGCTCGATGGGCTGACTCAGGAGACCGATCAGCTCTCCGGAGAGGTGGCCGAGCTCGAGCGCACCCGCGATTCTCTGCAATCGGGTGTGGACGCCGGCGAAGTGGCCCGCGAGCAGGCCCAGAAACGCGCCGACACGCTCGCCATCCTGGCCGGTACCGTGCCTGCGTCCGGTCCCGGGGTGCGCATCACGATCTCCGCCGATGCGGGCTCGATCAGCGCGAGCCTTCTTCTGGACACCATCCATGAGCTGCGCGACGCAGGAGCCGAAGTCATCGAGATCAACGATGCCGTCCGGCTGGTCGCTCAAAGCTGGACGGGGCAGAACGAGCAGAACATCTTGATCGTCGACAACCAGCAGATCGACCTGCCGATCGTCATCGACGCCATCGGGGATGCCCATGCGCTGGCCGAAAGTGCCCGTTTCCGCGGTGGCCTGGTGAGTCAGGTCGAAAGCGACCGGGTCAACGGCTCGGTGACCATTGAAGAACTCGATACGGTCGAGATCACCAGCCTCGCGCAGGTCCACGACCCGCAATATGCCGAGCCCGCGTAG
- the gcvH gene encoding glycine cleavage system protein GcvH: MTELPEDLYFTADHEWVRIENAPIARVGVTSYATGELGDIVYVSLPTVGSSVVAGDSCGELESTKSVSDIFAPVSGVVVSVNDAVADQPEQIGHDPFDEGWLFEVEMTDPHETDNLLEAADYAEQIGE; this comes from the coding sequence ATGACCGAGCTACCCGAGGATCTGTACTTCACAGCAGATCACGAATGGGTGCGCATCGAGAACGCCCCGATTGCGCGCGTGGGCGTCACGTCGTACGCGACCGGTGAGCTGGGCGACATCGTCTATGTCTCGCTGCCCACCGTCGGTTCATCGGTGGTCGCCGGAGACAGCTGTGGAGAATTGGAATCGACAAAGTCTGTTTCCGACATCTTCGCCCCTGTGTCAGGCGTGGTCGTCAGCGTCAACGATGCGGTAGCCGACCAACCCGAGCAGATCGGCCACGATCCCTTTGACGAGGGCTGGTTGTTCGAAGTGGAGATGACCGATCCTCATGAGACCGACAACCTGCTCGAAGCCGCTGACTACGCCGAACAGATCGGCGAGTAG
- a CDS encoding small basic family protein: MLAIIGLIAGVVLAIVWQPDMPTWLQPYLPIMIVAALDALVGAARAGLEHTFSDKVFAVSFISNVAIAALIVWIGDLIGVGSQLSTAVLVVLGIRIFTNAAVIRRSVLHA, translated from the coding sequence ATGCTCGCCATCATCGGATTGATCGCCGGAGTCGTGCTCGCCATCGTCTGGCAACCCGATATGCCCACCTGGTTACAGCCCTATCTGCCGATCATGATCGTCGCCGCCCTGGACGCGCTGGTCGGCGCCGCACGCGCCGGCCTCGAGCACACCTTCTCCGACAAGGTCTTCGCGGTCTCCTTCATCTCGAATGTGGCGATCGCCGCCCTGATTGTGTGGATCGGCGACCTGATCGGGGTCGGCTCACAGTTGTCGACAGCGGTGCTGGTGGTGCTCGGCATCCGCATCTTCACCAACGCCGCCGTCATCCGCAGGAGCGTGCTGCATGCCTGA
- a CDS encoding glycosyltransferase family 4 protein, whose amino-acid sequence MKVGLVCPYSFNRPGGVQNHVLGLAGWLKTKGHRVSVLAPGFPPKGMLADYGLTPTEYTTGGKAVPFKVNESVARINFGFGPAHKAKAWLDAGDFDVVHLHEPIAPNLGLLTLWLTDRPVTATFHSNSPTIKTWKRINEMLPGAVHRLDATIAVSSVAAKVARNHTGVVPVVIGNGLAIDDYELKQTPGRWRGGDHPRVAFLGRYAEPRKGFNVLTASLPLVREYFPDLEVIVMGHGPEMSIEGVRFVGGVSDAERNRWLGVSDVYVAPQTGRESFGIVLIEALACGAPVVASNLSAFVEVLTDREGVVGHTFRTGNSHALANAIITSLNEPRDLRLERGRAQAAAFDWSVIGPQVVAMYEIAAENRYLAVDKPKGRMRRGAR is encoded by the coding sequence ATGAAGGTCGGACTAGTCTGCCCCTACTCCTTCAACCGGCCCGGCGGGGTGCAGAACCACGTGCTGGGCTTGGCCGGCTGGCTGAAGACCAAAGGCCACCGGGTTTCCGTCCTGGCACCGGGTTTTCCGCCCAAAGGAATGCTCGCAGACTACGGACTGACGCCTACCGAATACACCACCGGCGGCAAGGCGGTGCCGTTCAAGGTCAACGAATCCGTCGCCCGGATCAACTTCGGCTTCGGCCCGGCGCATAAGGCCAAAGCGTGGCTGGACGCCGGCGATTTCGATGTGGTTCATCTGCATGAGCCGATCGCACCCAACCTGGGTCTGCTCACGCTGTGGCTCACCGATCGTCCGGTGACCGCCACCTTTCACAGCAATTCGCCGACCATCAAGACCTGGAAACGCATCAACGAGATGCTGCCCGGAGCCGTGCACAGGCTGGACGCCACCATCGCCGTCTCATCCGTGGCGGCAAAGGTGGCGCGCAACCACACCGGCGTCGTGCCCGTGGTGATCGGAAACGGCCTCGCCATCGACGACTACGAGCTGAAGCAGACGCCCGGACGCTGGCGCGGCGGCGATCATCCACGCGTCGCCTTTTTGGGCCGCTACGCCGAGCCGCGCAAGGGGTTCAACGTATTGACGGCCTCCTTGCCGCTGGTCAGAGAGTATTTCCCCGATCTCGAGGTCATCGTCATGGGGCACGGCCCCGAGATGTCGATCGAGGGCGTGCGGTTCGTCGGGGGCGTGTCCGACGCGGAACGTAACCGCTGGCTGGGGGTGAGCGATGTCTACGTTGCCCCACAGACCGGACGCGAAAGCTTCGGCATCGTGCTGATCGAGGCGCTGGCCTGCGGAGCGCCGGTGGTCGCGTCCAATCTGTCGGCATTCGTCGAGGTGCTCACCGATCGTGAAGGAGTGGTCGGTCACACCTTCAGGACCGGCAACTCCCACGCCCTGGCCAATGCCATCATCACCAGCTTGAACGAACCACGCGACCTGCGCCTGGAGCGGGGGAGAGCCCAAGCGGCAGCCTTCGACTGGTCGGTCATTGGGCCCCAGGTGGTAGCAATGTACGAGATCGCCGCCGAAAACCGGTACTTGGCCGTCGACAAACCCAAGGGTCGGATGCGCCGCGGTGCCAGGTAG
- a CDS encoding CDP-alcohol phosphatidyltransferase family protein, with product MSVSGSAEDKQVATEQVASDRIWTIPNVLSFLRLIGVPFFFALIWTSHDVAAVVLLAVASLTDLLDGRIARRFNQISKLGEMLDPAADRLYIFATVLGLAVRGIIPWWLLVVLAGRDVMMACLLTVLKPRGFTSLPVNFIGKAATFCLLYALPLILLGAGSWVISPAANVIGWAFAIWGAFLYWWAGLMYVGQTLQVARTMPKLRSRAV from the coding sequence GTGTCAGTGAGTGGATCGGCCGAAGACAAGCAGGTTGCCACCGAGCAGGTCGCCAGCGACCGTATCTGGACCATCCCGAATGTGCTGAGCTTCCTGCGCCTGATCGGGGTGCCTTTCTTCTTCGCGCTCATCTGGACCAGCCACGATGTGGCGGCGGTGGTGCTGCTGGCGGTCGCCAGCCTCACCGATCTTCTCGATGGACGCATCGCCCGACGCTTCAATCAGATCTCGAAGCTGGGGGAGATGCTCGATCCCGCGGCCGATCGCCTCTATATCTTCGCGACCGTGCTCGGGCTGGCGGTGCGCGGCATCATTCCCTGGTGGCTGCTGGTGGTGCTGGCCGGACGAGACGTCATGATGGCCTGTCTGCTGACCGTGCTGAAGCCTCGCGGTTTCACCAGCCTGCCGGTCAATTTCATCGGCAAGGCGGCCACCTTCTGTCTGCTCTACGCGCTGCCGCTCATCTTGCTGGGAGCGGGCTCCTGGGTGATCTCGCCCGCGGCCAACGTCATCGGTTGGGCGTTCGCCATCTGGGGAGCCTTCCTGTACTGGTGGGCAGGCCTGATGTATGTCGGTCAGACCCTGCAAGTTGCCCGCACCATGCCCAAGCTCAGGTCACGAGCCGTCTGA
- a CDS encoding YhjD/YihY/BrkB family envelope integrity protein has translation MSWVRRLAEKLQASPAGAHLLRGYFRYMNRLGNQLSAAMAFFSILAIVPVLMFAFAAVGFTLTVLRPDLLGQVQIFLVDNLSAGIVQNQVLILLSEYLLNWRRVGLLATGVALVVGISWVANLKGVIRGMGRPSFDMARRRTPWQEPLINLGLLLVILILFAATFCATVIGTQLAGTIVDWLHVSDIANWISSGLVRVVSLTFSLLGAALLFWLMYRFFPDERPPKRALWRGSLGAGLCFVVLQAAAGLVTTLLSFGRATQLFGPVIVAMLFINFFANIILFWCAWIATSNQPAVARRHSPGDEILREQPSTLTVDDHWDFADAEVSQRLQTDRSAPHRGVHMPHLDARPRPLRALAGRGVHIKRGASPARLRRSKRSHG, from the coding sequence ATGTCGTGGGTTCGTAGGCTCGCCGAGAAGTTGCAGGCCAGCCCTGCCGGCGCGCACCTGCTGCGCGGCTACTTCCGCTACATGAACCGGCTCGGCAATCAGTTGTCTGCCGCCATGGCCTTCTTCTCCATCCTGGCCATCGTGCCTGTGCTGATGTTCGCGTTCGCCGCCGTCGGGTTCACCCTGACCGTGCTGCGTCCTGATCTGCTGGGCCAGGTGCAGATCTTCCTCGTCGACAATCTGTCGGCGGGCATCGTGCAGAACCAGGTGCTGATCTTGCTCAGCGAGTACCTGCTGAACTGGCGCAGGGTCGGTCTGCTCGCCACCGGCGTCGCCTTGGTGGTGGGCATCAGCTGGGTCGCCAATCTGAAGGGCGTCATCCGTGGCATGGGACGCCCCAGCTTCGACATGGCACGCCGCCGCACTCCATGGCAGGAACCTTTGATCAACCTGGGATTGTTGCTGGTCATCCTGATCTTGTTCGCCGCGACCTTTTGCGCAACGGTGATCGGCACTCAGCTGGCCGGCACCATCGTGGACTGGTTGCACGTCAGTGATATCGCCAACTGGATCTCGAGCGGGCTGGTGCGCGTGGTGTCGTTGACGTTCTCGCTGCTGGGCGCAGCCCTGCTGTTCTGGTTGATGTACCGCTTCTTCCCCGATGAACGGCCCCCCAAGAGGGCGCTTTGGCGCGGTTCACTGGGGGCGGGGTTGTGTTTTGTCGTCTTGCAGGCGGCTGCCGGGCTGGTCACCACCTTGCTGAGTTTCGGACGCGCGACTCAGCTCTTCGGCCCGGTGATCGTGGCGATGCTCTTCATCAATTTCTTCGCCAACATCATCTTGTTCTGGTGTGCCTGGATCGCCACCTCGAACCAGCCGGCGGTGGCCCGCCGGCACAGTCCCGGCGACGAGATCCTGCGCGAGCAGCCGAGCACGCTGACGGTGGACGACCACTGGGATTTCGCGGACGCCGAGGTCTCCCAGCGCCTGCAGACAGACCGTTCCGCGCCTCATCGTGGCGTCCACATGCCGCATCTCGACGCACGCCCGCGGCCCCTGCGCGCGCTGGCCGGACGAGGCGTGCACATCAAACGTGGTGCAAGCCCGGCGCGGCTACGCAGATCCAAGAGATCGCACGGCTGA
- a CDS encoding DUF881 domain-containing protein: MSAKKGTAAPAKRRPPDASMELLTSIQRDTIEPEYGVHYGEHRPARGRSRWLMLAICFLAGLMFATSSMGTGRGADDAAGERSDLISQINAAQQRNAELQAQADELANQVHELEQDRLGQQVRFDDSAQVMSGVIPVSGPGIVLIITDSPDDETGIIVDQDIRQVINGLWLAGAESISVNDHRLSARTAIRQAGSAITVDYKSLTGPYRIEVIGDPDTLATNFGAGPGGAWLNFLKRNHGVSWTLGTSTELELGADPGLDTDNAGVR, translated from the coding sequence ATGAGCGCCAAGAAGGGCACTGCGGCTCCTGCGAAGAGGCGTCCACCGGATGCCTCGATGGAGTTGCTCACCTCGATCCAGCGCGACACCATCGAGCCCGAGTACGGCGTCCATTACGGCGAGCACAGGCCGGCACGCGGACGATCGCGCTGGCTGATGCTCGCGATCTGCTTTCTTGCCGGGTTGATGTTCGCCACCTCGTCCATGGGAACCGGACGAGGCGCCGATGACGCCGCCGGGGAGCGCTCCGATCTGATCAGCCAGATCAACGCCGCTCAGCAGCGCAACGCCGAGCTTCAGGCCCAAGCCGATGAGCTCGCCAATCAGGTGCACGAATTGGAGCAGGACCGACTCGGCCAACAGGTTCGGTTCGATGACTCGGCGCAAGTCATGTCCGGCGTGATCCCGGTTTCGGGTCCGGGCATCGTGTTGATCATCACCGACAGTCCCGATGACGAGACGGGGATCATCGTCGATCAGGACATTCGCCAGGTTATCAACGGATTGTGGCTGGCCGGGGCCGAGTCGATATCGGTCAACGATCACCGGTTGAGCGCGCGCACCGCGATTCGTCAGGCAGGTTCGGCCATCACGGTCGACTACAAATCATTGACCGGCCCCTACCGGATCGAAGTGATCGGTGATCCCGACACCTTGGCCACCAACTTCGGCGCCGGGCCCGGGGGCGCCTGGCTGAATTTCCTGAAACGCAACCACGGGGTGAGTTGGACGCTTGGCACCAGCACCGAGCTCGAACTCGGCGCCGATCCCGGTCTCGATACCGATAACGCTGGTGTACGGTAA
- a CDS encoding FHA domain-containing protein yields MIDCPKCGHSNPAGSNFCSKCGNALSPAPSASETTRVIVVPEEDARTLEISAEDADALSTLPAGNALLIVTRGPDVGARYLLDKDIITAGRSPKCDIFLDDITVSRHHAEFVKSDGQISLVDKGSLNGTYVNRTLVDQAAVLRPGDEVQIGKFRMLFFVSEHGLS; encoded by the coding sequence ATGATCGATTGCCCTAAATGCGGTCACTCGAACCCGGCCGGCAGCAATTTCTGCTCCAAGTGCGGTAATGCACTATCGCCGGCGCCTTCGGCGTCCGAGACAACGCGTGTGATCGTCGTGCCCGAGGAGGACGCCCGCACATTGGAGATCAGCGCTGAGGACGCAGACGCCCTCAGCACACTGCCCGCCGGTAACGCATTGCTCATCGTGACCCGCGGTCCCGATGTGGGTGCCCGCTATCTGCTCGACAAAGACATCATCACCGCCGGGCGCAGCCCCAAGTGCGACATCTTCCTGGACGACATCACCGTCTCGCGGCATCACGCCGAATTCGTGAAAAGCGATGGTCAGATCAGCCTGGTCGACAAGGGCAGCCTGAACGGGACCTACGTCAACCGCACCCTGGTCGATCAGGCCGCGGTGCTGCGCCCCGGAGACGAGGTACAGATCGGCAAGTTCCGGATGCTGTTCTTCGTGAGCGAGCACGGGCTGAGTTGA
- the gcvP gene encoding aminomethyl-transferring glycine dehydrogenase — protein sequence MSSFAHRHIGPDPAQQSRMLDYLGVHDLDELSRRIMPADIASADRLELPEALDEAEALRKLRSLSERNNPGRAMIGLGYYGTITPAVIRRNILENPSWYTAYTPYQPEISQGRLEMLLNFQTMVADLTALPLAGASLLDEATALAEGVAMARRSVRTGEIVVVDPGILPSSLAVLRTRMTALGIEVMLAGDDLATDEHLADAFCVVVQTPAADGALQSTAELARIAEAAHGAGAQVVAAADLLALTLVTPPGEWGADIAVGSTQRFGVPLFYGGPHAGYIAARAGAERKLPGRLVGVSADADGAPALRLALQTREQHIRREKATSNICTSQVLLAVTAAGYAIYHGPEGLREIASTIHDNATRLAAVIDATGRAEVVHRAFFDTLLVKTPQASHVVEHARAVGLHLRLVDDTHVGISVGEDATEQDLRMVAMAFGASEPGERRLGSLGADARTSDFLTHPVFTSHHSETSMMRYLKALADRDFALDRGMIPLGSCTMKLNAAAELEPISYPGFADLHPLVPAEDAQGIRELIADLEDRLAEISGYDKVSLQPNSGAQGEFSGLLAIRRYYQAQGDHQRTVCLIPSSAHGTNAASATMAGLKVVVVKAAKDGSIDLDDLRAKVEAHADRLAAIMITYPSTHGVFEDTIRAASELVHAAGGQVYVDGANMNALVGLARPGKFGADVSHLNLHKTFAIPHGGGGPGVGPVAVRSHLAGYLPDAEFPVSGAPFGSAGVLPISYAYIAMMGAEGLTRASQVALLNANFIAKRLSEAFPVLYAGKDGFVAHECIIDPRAICKKAGLTIDDIAKRLIDYGFHAPTMSFPVPGTLMIEPTESENLGELDRFCDAMISIRAEIDRLIAGEWPADDNPLVNAPHTLARCMADEWTHPYSRELACYPAGRVSGPLGGADSEKYWPAVARIDNAYGDRHLVCTCPPISEYE from the coding sequence GTGTCTTCGTTTGCGCACCGCCATATCGGCCCCGATCCCGCCCAGCAATCCCGGATGCTCGACTATCTGGGCGTCCACGATCTTGATGAGCTTTCTCGCCGGATAATGCCCGCCGATATCGCCTCGGCCGACCGGCTCGAGCTGCCCGAGGCTTTGGATGAGGCCGAGGCGCTGCGAAAGCTCCGGTCGCTTTCTGAACGCAACAATCCGGGCCGCGCCATGATCGGGCTCGGCTATTACGGCACCATCACCCCGGCGGTGATCAGGCGCAACATCTTGGAGAATCCGTCCTGGTACACCGCCTACACGCCGTATCAGCCCGAGATCAGCCAGGGACGTCTGGAGATGCTGCTGAATTTCCAGACCATGGTCGCCGACCTGACCGCGCTGCCACTGGCCGGGGCGAGTCTTTTGGACGAGGCCACGGCTTTGGCCGAGGGAGTCGCGATGGCGCGCCGCTCGGTGCGCACCGGCGAGATCGTGGTGGTCGATCCCGGTATTCTGCCCAGCTCGCTGGCCGTGTTGCGCACCCGGATGACCGCGCTCGGCATCGAGGTGATGCTTGCGGGCGACGATCTGGCGACCGATGAACATCTCGCCGACGCATTCTGTGTCGTCGTCCAAACCCCGGCCGCCGACGGAGCACTGCAGTCCACCGCCGAGCTGGCCCGAATAGCCGAGGCCGCGCACGGTGCCGGTGCTCAGGTGGTGGCGGCAGCCGACCTGTTGGCGCTCACCTTGGTGACCCCGCCGGGGGAGTGGGGCGCCGACATCGCAGTGGGCAGCACTCAACGATTCGGGGTCCCGCTGTTCTATGGCGGCCCGCATGCCGGCTATATCGCGGCCCGGGCCGGGGCCGAGCGCAAGTTGCCGGGCCGGCTGGTCGGGGTTTCCGCGGACGCCGATGGCGCACCGGCGTTGCGGCTGGCGCTGCAGACCAGGGAACAACATATTCGTCGCGAGAAGGCGACTTCGAACATCTGCACCTCGCAGGTGTTGCTGGCGGTCACCGCGGCCGGCTATGCGATCTATCACGGGCCGGAGGGTTTGCGCGAGATCGCGTCCACGATCCACGACAACGCCACGCGGCTCGCGGCGGTCATCGATGCCACGGGACGGGCCGAGGTGGTCCATCGCGCCTTCTTCGACACCTTGCTGGTGAAGACTCCGCAGGCCAGCCATGTCGTAGAACATGCCCGAGCCGTCGGCTTGCATCTTCGGCTGGTCGACGACACTCATGTCGGCATTTCGGTGGGGGAGGACGCCACCGAGCAGGATCTCCGCATGGTCGCCATGGCGTTCGGGGCGTCCGAACCCGGGGAGCGGCGCCTCGGATCGCTCGGTGCCGATGCCCGCACCAGCGACTTCCTGACTCATCCGGTCTTCACCAGTCATCATTCCGAGACCAGCATGATGCGCTATCTGAAGGCCCTGGCCGATCGGGATTTCGCGCTCGACCGGGGCATGATCCCGCTGGGCAGCTGCACCATGAAGCTGAATGCGGCTGCCGAGTTGGAGCCGATCAGCTACCCGGGGTTCGCCGACCTGCATCCGCTGGTGCCCGCCGAGGACGCTCAGGGCATTCGCGAACTGATCGCCGATCTCGAAGACCGGCTCGCTGAGATCAGCGGCTACGACAAGGTTTCGTTACAACCCAATTCGGGGGCTCAGGGCGAGTTCTCCGGGCTGTTGGCGATCCGCCGCTACTACCAGGCCCAGGGCGATCATCAGCGCACTGTCTGCCTGATTCCTTCGTCCGCGCACGGCACGAATGCCGCCTCGGCCACCATGGCCGGGCTGAAGGTCGTGGTGGTCAAGGCGGCCAAAGATGGTTCCATCGATCTGGACGACCTGCGCGCCAAGGTGGAGGCCCATGCCGACCGGCTCGCCGCCATCATGATCACCTATCCGTCCACTCACGGCGTGTTCGAAGACACCATCCGGGCGGCCAGCGAATTGGTGCATGCGGCAGGCGGCCAGGTCTATGTCGACGGCGCGAATATGAATGCGCTGGTCGGCCTCGCGCGTCCGGGCAAATTCGGCGCCGACGTCAGCCACCTGAATCTGCACAAGACCTTCGCGATTCCCCACGGTGGCGGAGGCCCCGGCGTGGGTCCGGTCGCGGTGCGGTCACATCTGGCCGGCTATCTTCCGGACGCCGAGTTTCCGGTCAGCGGTGCGCCCTTCGGCTCGGCCGGCGTGCTGCCGATCAGCTACGCCTATATCGCGATGATGGGCGCCGAAGGTCTGACCCGGGCCAGCCAGGTGGCGCTACTCAACGCGAACTTCATCGCGAAACGGCTGAGTGAGGCCTTTCCCGTCTTGTACGCGGGAAAGGACGGGTTCGTCGCCCACGAATGCATCATCGACCCGCGCGCCATCTGCAAGAAGGCGGGCCTGACCATCGATGACATCGCGAAACGTCTCATCGACTACGGGTTCCATGCGCCGACCATGAGCTTCCCGGTGCCCGGCACGCTGATGATCGAGCCCACAGAGAGCGAAAATCTGGGCGAACTCGACCGGTTCTGCGACGCGATGATCAGCATTCGCGCCGAGATTGATCGGCTGATCGCCGGTGAGTGGCCGGCCGACGACAATCCGCTGGTGAACGCGCCCCACACCCTGGCACGCTGCATGGCCGATGAGTGGACGCATCCGTACTCACGGGAACTGGCCTGCTATCCCGCCGGACGCGTCAGCGGCCCGCTGGGCGGGGCCGACTCGGAAAAGTACTGGCCTGCCGTCGCTCGTATCGACAACGCCTATGGCGACCGGCATCTGGTCTGCACCTGCCCGCCGATCTCCGAATACGAATGA